A genomic window from Meleagris gallopavo isolate NT-WF06-2002-E0010 breed Aviagen turkey brand Nicholas breeding stock chromosome 23, Turkey_5.1, whole genome shotgun sequence includes:
- the ENO1 gene encoding alpha-enolase isoform X1, translating into MSILKIQAREIFDSRGNPTVEVDLYTNKGLFRAAVPSGASTGIYEALELRDNDKTRYLGKGVSKAVEHVNKTIAPALISKNVNVVEQEKIDKLMLEMDGTENKSKFGANAILGVSLAVCKAGAAEKGVPLYRHIADLAGNPEVILPVPAFNVINGGSHAGNKLAMQEFMILPVGADNFKEAMRIGAEVYHNLKNVIKEKYGKDATNVGDEGGFAPNILENKEALELLKTAIGKAGYSDKVVIGMDVAASEFYRDGKYDLDFKSPDDPSRYISPDQLADLYKGFVKNYPLVSIEDPFDQDDWAAWKKFTASVGIQVVGDDLTVTNPKRIAKAVEEKSCNCLLLKVNQIGSVTESLQACKLAQSNGWGVMVSHRSGETEDTFIADLVVGLCTGQIKTGAPCRSERLAKYNQLLRIEEELGSKARFAGRNFRNPRIN; encoded by the exons ATGTCCATTCTTAAGATCCAAGCCCGTGAAATCTTTGATTCTCGTGGAAATCCCACTGTTGAGGTAGACCTCTACACCAACAAGG GTCTGTTCAGAGCTGCTGTTCCCAGCGGTGCCTCAACTGGAATCTATGAAGCTCTGGAGCTTCGTGACAATGACAAGACACGCTACTTGGGAAAAG GTGTCTCAAAAGCTGTTGAGCACGTCAATAAAACAATTGCACCTGCACTGATTAGCAAG AATGTCAATGTGGTGGAGCAAGAAAAGATAGACAAACTGATGCTGGAAATGGATGGAACAGAGAACAAAT CTAAATTTGGTGCCAATGCCATCTTGGGTGTGTCTCTGGCTGTTTGCaaagctggtgctgctgagaaGGGTGTCCCCCTGTACCGCCACATTGCTGACCTTGCTGGAAACCCCGAAGTCATTCTGCCTGTTCCT GCTTTCAATGTCATCAACGGTGGCTCCCACGCTGGCAACAAGCTGGCTATGCAGGAGTTCATGATCCTCCCTGTGGGTGCTGACAACTTCAAGGAGGCAATGCGCATTGGTGCAGAGGTCTATCACAATCTCAAGAATGTTATCAAGGAGAAGTATGGCAAGGATGCAACCAACGTGGGTGATGAGGGTGGCTTTGCCCCCAATatccttgaaaataaagaag CTTTGGAGTTGCTGAAGACTGCTATTGGCAAGGCTGGCTACTCTGACAAGGTTGTCATTGGCATGGATGTGGCTGCCTCAGAGTTCTACCGTGATGGAAAATATGACCTGGACTTCAAATCCCCTGATGATCCCAGCAGATACATTTCTCCTGACCAGCTGGCTGATCTGTACAAGGGCTTTGTGAAGAACTACCCAT TGGTGTCCATTGAAGACCCTTTTGACCAGGATGACTGGGCTGCCTGGAAGAAGTTCACTGCCAGTGTTGGCATTCAGGTGGTTGGCGATGATCTGACTGTGACCAACCCAAAGCGTATTGCCAAGGCTGTGGAGGAGAAATCTTGCAACTGCCTGCTCCTTAAGGTCAACCAGATTGGCTCTGTGACAGAGTCTCTGCAAGC TTGCAAGCTTGCCCAATCCAATGGCTGGGGTGTGATGGTGAGTCACCGCTCTGGAGAAACAGAAGATACCTTCATTgctgatctggtggttggtcTCTGCACTGGTCAG ATCAAAACTGGTGCCCCTTGCCGATCTGAGCGCCTGGCCAAGTACAACCAGCTGTTGAG AATTGAAGAGGAGCTTGGCAGCAAGGCCCGCTTTGCTGGAAGAAACTTCAGGAACCCTCGTATCAACTAA
- the ENO1 gene encoding alpha-enolase isoform X2, producing the protein MSILKIQAREIFDSRGNPTVEVDLYTNKGLFRAAVPSGASTGIYEALELRDNDKTRYLGKGVSRAVKYVNEFLATALCTQNVNVVEQEKIDKLMLEMDGTENKSKFGANAILGVSLAVCKAGAAEKGVPLYRHIADLAGNPEVILPVPAFNVINGGSHAGNKLAMQEFMILPVGADNFKEAMRIGAEVYHNLKNVIKEKYGKDATNVGDEGGFAPNILENKEALELLKTAIGKAGYSDKVVIGMDVAASEFYRDGKYDLDFKSPDDPSRYISPDQLADLYKGFVKNYPLVSIEDPFDQDDWAAWKKFTASVGIQVVGDDLTVTNPKRIAKAVEEKSCNCLLLKVNQIGSVTESLQACKLAQSNGWGVMVSHRSGETEDTFIADLVVGLCTGQIKTGAPCRSERLAKYNQLLRIEEELGSKARFAGRNFRNPRIN; encoded by the exons ATGTCCATTCTTAAGATCCAAGCCCGTGAAATCTTTGATTCTCGTGGAAATCCCACTGTTGAGGTAGACCTCTACACCAACAAGG GTCTGTTCAGAGCTGCTGTTCCCAGCGGTGCCTCAACTGGAATCTATGAAGCTCTGGAGCTTCGTGACAATGACAAGACACGCTACTTGGGAAAAG GTGTATCCAGAGCTGTTAAATATGTTAACGAGTTCCTGGCGACAGCATTGTGCACACAG AATGTCAATGTGGTGGAGCAAGAAAAGATAGACAAACTGATGCTGGAAATGGATGGAACAGAGAACAAAT CTAAATTTGGTGCCAATGCCATCTTGGGTGTGTCTCTGGCTGTTTGCaaagctggtgctgctgagaaGGGTGTCCCCCTGTACCGCCACATTGCTGACCTTGCTGGAAACCCCGAAGTCATTCTGCCTGTTCCT GCTTTCAATGTCATCAACGGTGGCTCCCACGCTGGCAACAAGCTGGCTATGCAGGAGTTCATGATCCTCCCTGTGGGTGCTGACAACTTCAAGGAGGCAATGCGCATTGGTGCAGAGGTCTATCACAATCTCAAGAATGTTATCAAGGAGAAGTATGGCAAGGATGCAACCAACGTGGGTGATGAGGGTGGCTTTGCCCCCAATatccttgaaaataaagaag CTTTGGAGTTGCTGAAGACTGCTATTGGCAAGGCTGGCTACTCTGACAAGGTTGTCATTGGCATGGATGTGGCTGCCTCAGAGTTCTACCGTGATGGAAAATATGACCTGGACTTCAAATCCCCTGATGATCCCAGCAGATACATTTCTCCTGACCAGCTGGCTGATCTGTACAAGGGCTTTGTGAAGAACTACCCAT TGGTGTCCATTGAAGACCCTTTTGACCAGGATGACTGGGCTGCCTGGAAGAAGTTCACTGCCAGTGTTGGCATTCAGGTGGTTGGCGATGATCTGACTGTGACCAACCCAAAGCGTATTGCCAAGGCTGTGGAGGAGAAATCTTGCAACTGCCTGCTCCTTAAGGTCAACCAGATTGGCTCTGTGACAGAGTCTCTGCAAGC TTGCAAGCTTGCCCAATCCAATGGCTGGGGTGTGATGGTGAGTCACCGCTCTGGAGAAACAGAAGATACCTTCATTgctgatctggtggttggtcTCTGCACTGGTCAG ATCAAAACTGGTGCCCCTTGCCGATCTGAGCGCCTGGCCAAGTACAACCAGCTGTTGAG AATTGAAGAGGAGCTTGGCAGCAAGGCCCGCTTTGCTGGAAGAAACTTCAGGAACCCTCGTATCAACTAA